The Fusarium falciforme chromosome 8, complete sequence region CGACGATGTTTTGGCTCTCCAGACCACGAAGGGGTTGGGAAAAAGAAGCAAGCGGGACGAGAATGGGAAAGTCAATCTACTTATCCCCCCCTCTGCTGCTAACAACGCCGAGCGTCAGCACCAACAAGGCCTATTACGAAAAATACCTCCTTCGACGAAAGCATTTGACGACTCTTCTTGACGAACCGTCGGCCGCCGGCCCCCAAAAACGGTGAACGGCGACACACCAAAAACGACGGCGAATGCAGTGAAAGACAAGGGTCAACGACGTGCATGAAGACGGTTCGAGTGAACGATTGCGGAGGATGATACCTCTACTGAGAAAAGAATATGCGGCGTGTGTCACCATCCCCAACTCGGTGGTGTCAATGTGGCTAACGAAACGTCTGTCGCCCGGACAGTATGGAGGGATGCGTCACAAGGACACTACACGAAGCTTCTTTTGGCGTCCAAGGGGGATACCGAGCGGGGGAGTCGAAGAGACCCCGAAAAGTGAGAGGGTTGAGGCTCAAAATGGGGTCACAGACGGACGTGGTCAAGGATCAGATGCTTCTGCCAATATCGGGGTTTGGTGTGGAATGACCCTGCTCTGTTGACGTGGGGTGGTTGTCAGATGGCTCCCTTTTTTGACGAGGTTTGGACATTGGAGTTGGATGAGTTGGTTGTGAAGGATGCTAACTGACGAATAGAGCTAGACTCGCCCATGACCAGAGAATCGAGACGATATCAAAGCCGGCCTTGAATCAAGAGTTTCTTTGTCTTCCGAGGTACAGACGAATACTCGCACTGCGATACCCATCCCACTTCTACTGCACCCTCGGCTCCGAGTCCTCCACCCGCCAAGCAGGCTACAGCAGATTACATCTTTCCAACAAGAGCCATCTCCCCCGACCGTGAATGCAAAAAGAGGGAATGCTGCGCTGGCCGTTGTTGCATGGGATATTGTGGGGAACAGGGCGCCGTCCTCAGCCCTATGGTGGCGACGGGACATGGGCTCTGACGGATGCAAATGCAATGCCAATCCATTGCCCGACAGAGAAGGTGCCAGTGCAACGGTAGACGGACTTGCCGAACGGTGCGGTGGTACAATGGGAGAGCTCTTTTCATGGGGGATATTCAGGGTTAGACCAATTGAATCTCATACGGTCATGCTATGGTGTCGTAATCTTGCTCTGTAGCTATGTGATGATGCAAATGGCCAATTCGAGCCATGTCTCAGGCCAAGTTTTGTAATTCGTGAATATCATCTGTATCTAATATCAGTTGTGACTCGAAATCACAACATCTGGGGTATAAGTAAATCCACCTCAGGAACTCATCCGTCCTGATGGAAGCTGTATCCAGTTTCTCCATAACAGGAGGTATCAGCCTTCAAAGTAAAGCagccgacgaggagctcaTGTGATCCAACATGATGTCCTACTCAGGGCTACACAGCACCCTCGCCTTGACAATGATATTCCGGAACTGCAGGTGTCCGCCATTCTCGTCACCGTGCTTGATCACGCCGGGGAATGCAACACAGCaaatctctctctctgtcaatgcctcttcatcctcgccgccTAGGTCCTCCATCGTCTCGGGCTCAAACATGACCCGTTGGTGAGGTAGCACCGCTGGCATATGCACGCGAAGTACTGCTTTTTGGACCACGAGTAGGCGTGCCAGCTCGATGGAGTTGTTTACAAGAACACGAAGTCCGCTGTCACGCGCTTCAGATGGTGATGTGCCACATAGAGCATCTAGAAGGCGCGTGATTCGGGTGAGTACAGCTTCAGTAAGTGATGAAATCGACTCATCAAGAGCTGTCGAATCTCGACGAAGCAAGGCGAGGGTTGATGATCGCCATTGGTTAATTGCTTCATCGGAAGATGCTACACAAACAAGTAAGCATTGAGCTCCGAGATGTAAGGGGGACGAACCGTATGAGTATAGCATCTTCTCCATCTGTCGAAACTGCTGAGTCTGTTCACTCGAGAGACCAACAAAGTAAGCATCAAACACCATCTCAACCAAGATCCTCGACACGATGGACTGCAAGAGGTGCACCTTCGCTGTTGATGCCAGATCTTCGTACATGGGCACGAGGTCGTTAATCTCGGCCAGCGTCGCCTCGTCCAGCTCGTCCAGCTCTGCTAGGAATTAGCAAACTACCCATGCCAGCAGCAGAAACGTCACTCACTTATCTTGGCTTTGCGAAAGTTGACAATGACCCAATTCTGTAGGCCATTGCCCAACCtcgccatcccatccccaaAAACCTCATCGCACGTTTGTCCATCTGTCCTTGTGCTGTTGCTCACCCACTCCTTCAACCCTCTCACCTGTCCCCTCAGCCCCCTAATCTCATTATCCCGCTCCTTGAGTTCCCGGCGCAGAACCTCCCACCCCTCACGGAGCTCTTCCCTCTCGCCCTCCCTcacctcgacctcggcgcGCAGCAGCCGCAGTTCCGTGTCGGTCCGCAGAAACTGTTGGTTGAGCGCACTGTGCTTGGCCTGCCAAAAGGTGGCCGTCTCGCTCTCATTCTGGCTCAGCTTGTCCAGCTCGCGGTGGAACTCGCGCTCCATTATGCCCATTTCCTTTTCCAAGTATGCAATCCTTTCGTCCTTTTCCTTGAGGGCGGCCTCGAGCTCACgctctctttctttcttctcccgTTTCTCCCTTCGTTCCTTGCGCTCTTTCTCGCGGTCTTTATCCTTGATACTACCACTCCTTGTAGCAGTggcatccttctctttgCGTTCCGTCAGCGGCGCACCGCCCTCGATGGTCTCTTCGGGGCTCGAGACGGTGTTTGCTGCCATGGCGGCTCGTGGGGGCAGGGCGGGCATGCTGTTTCGGTTGGGATTCGATACGCCGGTGCGCAGGGTGTGGGCGGAAGAGTTGCCGGGCCCAGGACGGCGTTTCTCAGAGGTGTTCATGGTTGCGAGGAGGCGGAGCTGCGGAGGGGATGACTAGGCTTATGACGGGCGGCTGGAGGATGGTCAAGTCGTTCTGGTGGCTGAGTCGGAGGCCAGGCGAAGCTGGTTCCGCATGGTTGCAGTCGTCAAGTACACGTAGTGGAAACGATTGTATGAAGGCTAAAACAATCCAGGGGTTATGAGACGTTGACGGGGGTGCGCCGTTGATGACGTCCGCTGTTGAGTCGGTGcctggaggagctgaagCGTAGTCAAATCATCACGTAACCTCCGTCAgacgacaagctcaaggccgctgCCCACTGAAGGCCCCCGGAACCCCGGGGATTTTAGCGGCCGTGGCGGGGCATGTAAGCGTTCCCGCCGGCCTATCTCCCGCTATCGTGGTCGCATTTGTGACCCATTGCAACATTGAAAAGAATTATGCGCATTATTCAAATCAAGAGGCTGTTGCTTCCAAAGGATTAGCATTTAATTAAGCTCACTTTCGATCAAAATATCGACCAATCGATATCAGATCAATTTCTTGCTGCCTTGCTGCGGCCAATCTTACGCGCAACCACAACTAGGCTCCCGTGATATGGAAATCGTAACGAGATGAAAAATCAAAAGGCTCATGtgtcttcaacaccaccgtGGCTAGATGCTGATAAATCCAATCTCGTATGTGCCTCTCGAGCCGCCAGGCTACAGCTTAAAACTCGACCTCGGCCTCAACCTCGTACGTCTCGTCATCCGTCCCCTCAATCTTCTTTGCGCCCATCCGGCACAGCGTCACCTTTTCGAGAGGCATATTCTCCATCCAGACGTAGTCGTCGTACCGACTGACCATGTCCTGCGCGTCAATCGTCAGCTTCTCGCGTCTCCGTCCCCGCCCATTCTTGACgtagatggtgttgatgacagTTGCGTGGAGCAGCAACGGACGGTTCTCCTCGGCCATGAGTCCAGCCTCCTGAAACGTGTTCTTTATCTGCTCGCAGAACCTGTAGAGTATCCCGTCCGTATCAACGGGGGGTGCGTATAGGACGGAAGTTTTGGCTGGTGTTTGCATAGCGTGTAAACCTTGCAGTGTTATAGAAAGCGGTCCCTCTCCAGCAGTAGAGCTGTTCTCTGCAGAAGCAAGGCCCATCTGGACAGCTTTACTTTGCAGAAAGGCGTTCCTCACATTAGAAAGCATATCTCGTAGTCGCAGGCTTTTCAAGACCTCAGTAGCTTGttcgatgccatcatccttcAAACTCATGACACCCAGGGTCAAATGCATCGTGCCTTGAGGGCGGACTGCATCCGGCGGTACCCCAAAGCTCATGGGGCTGGTGACATCTGCTTTGAAAGCAGCCAAGCTCCCGGACAGCTGTGGACTTGCCAGGGGTATACACACAAAGTGTGTTGGAGCTGCCCTGACTGGCTT contains the following coding sequences:
- a CDS encoding AKAP7-NLS domain-containing protein; translated protein: MPPKPVRAAPTHFVCIPLASPQLSGSLAAFKADVTSPMSFGVPPDAVRPQGTMHLTLGVMSLKDDGIEQATEVLKSLRLRDMLSNVRNAFLQSKAVQMGLASAENSSTAGEGPLSITLQGLHAMQTPAKTSVLYAPPVDTDGILYRFCEQIKNTFQEAGLMAEENRPLLLHATVINTIYVKNGRGRRREKLTIDAQDMVSRYDDYVWMENMPLEKVTLCRMGAKKIEGTDDETYEVEAEVEF